The window CATCAAAAAGGACACGAAGTTGATCGAGAACGAGTTCAAGAAGTTCTGCAAAGGGACAAAGTCCAAGGAAAACAGATTCGTGAGttttttgatgattaattattcagtttttGGTGATTTTAGGGGTCAGGAAGTTGATGTAGATGTTGTTTTTTCCTGCAGTGTTATTATCTAGGGGGTTTGGAGGAATCAGCAACTGGAATTCTAGGGGAATTGAGTAAACCTTTGTCCTGGTCACTGCCAGCTGAtaaaatatgtgaaaaattgaagaaaaaagacgCACAAATATGTGATTTGAGATTTGGTACgtgatatattttattataaataatatattttaggGTAATAACGTGTTTATGATGTCCTGgggtttttataaattttttaaacatttttttaacgtttttTAAGGGACAATTTGTTGATCAAATTgtggttttattattttaaattaaagaaaaagtgaatttttaatgtttattcaatttgtttatttaattaaatcattttaaactattaattgtaaattatcaattgttaataattcgttttttgtttaaaaaaaagaaattattgaattttttgagaaaaaaaatgaaaaattgtgttaaaacgaacaaattatttataaaaaatccattttaaaCAAATGGAATTTGTTTGTTTTGTTTGTTATGTAACATAAATAACAACAAAACAAATaacaacaaataataaatataaataataacaataaactattttttaaaggattaattatgttaaaactgaaaaaaaaatcattttaattgaaattttaacgatttttttgtttataaattgcagaaaaacaaattgattTGAATACCGTAGACTTGAAAAAACTCAAAGTCCGGGATCTCAAGAAAATTCTTAATGACTGGGACGAAAACTGCGAGGGGTGCATTGAAAAAACCGACTTCATCAAGCGAATTGAGGAGCTGAAGCCCCAGTACTCGAGCCCATCGAAATCCGAACTATGAAGActtgattaaattaataatttcatcattattttatcattagTCTTCTCATTTTCCTCATTTAGCTCAATGTTATGATTAATTCATTCGTGTTACACCTGAATGCCAGTATCAATGTTTATAATTATCGATTGGAAAGTGAGAATGAAGAGTGAGAGAATAAATCGagtatttataaataaataattgacatttcccatttgtatatttttttgttaattaagtGACACGATTGATTGACTAAATCAATTTGTTGATCACAATTTTGTTGGTATCGAGCTTTTGGAGGTTAattttgtggaattttttGCGATTTTATGTGACAGATTCAGGTTCGTCGACGTAACCTACAAATTAGGGCGTGATAAACAaagaaataatcaatttattttaattgattgagtTCAGGAACTTTATGACCACTTTATTCGGTGTTGACACAGTTGAGTTAGCACACGATGGCACATAACAATATTTATATTGTTGTTTTGTCACTTTTTTACTGCCATTTGACATTTTGGAGTGTCTCTGAGTGTTTTAACCTGTCAGAGTTCAATTTGATATACCGACGGTAGGAGTCTATGATCCGGTGGATGGCACCACATGACGAAGTATAAGACTCACCTGATAACGTGATGATAGCTCTCGGAgcagttgaaaatttatttttttcaaaaatcgaaaattaattgttaaacgatttttcaaatgttttttcatgaaaaatctattattaGGACCATTGAGGGCCTGAACAGGGGTAACTTCCGAGGTATAccctggcaggagatgaggaatggccgacagtgggccgacatttcGCCAAacctggccgacagtcggccgactgtttATGGTAAGCCATAAACTCGATTCCCCACTGTcctggcaggagatgaggaatgcccgacagtgggccgacattcCGCCAAcgctggccgacagtcggccattTCTCATGTCCTGCCAGGGACTGACGTCAACGGCATAAGCCGACCATGACCAATTTCACTCTCGTCCTCTCCCTCTCACACACCGTCTGGCCCTCACTACAGTGGGACAGGCCCTACCGCCATTAACCCATAAACTCGATTCCCCACTGTCCTGACAGGAGATGATGAATGCCCGACAGTGCGCCGACATTCCGCCAAtgttggccgacagtcggccgaatGTCGgcaattcctcatctccttccACGGTAGTGGGgtttatcactggacactggcctcTGGCTCTGTACTTACCGAAGATAGGCAAAGGGACTGACCTCCTATCCACACGATGCAACGAGCTCGATGAAGTCAGATGGTCACCTTTATGGGTTAGACCGTAGCTCACAGATACTCGAGACCAGCGACTAGGCGGCTGCCTAAACTCAGGTCGTAAAATGGCCGGAAGGCTGATTACACTTCTAGACTTATGAGGACCGTCTTCGTTCGGACCATTGActacgtaaaaaaaaaattaaaaaaaaattttggaaattcccTAATACGTTTTAACACGTGGTAAATGCGGTTCTGACGCTGGTATTCCGGGGTATACTACACTTTATTTCACATTATTTTACGGTACAACTAGGGTATTACAACttaatttccagaatttttttttgaataaaatttcctcgAGTTCAACTGTCTCTCGCAACCGTTGAATCTCCTTGAATTCTCCTCAACAATCAGGAATTCCCCCCCACACCCCATCCTCCAGACACCTCATCACCCCCTTCCTCCCGTCCCCGCAGTCGTACCCCAGCTCCTCCATGAAGAGATACGATTTCCCCTCGAGCTTCACCCCCTTCGAGACCCTCGGCTTCCCACACGAAATCCTCGCGCACTGACCTTGAACCCGACTCCAGGTGGAGGACTCCAGACACCTGGAGCTCCGCTGCCCGAACATCCTGAACCCCCTGAGGCAGTCGTACATCACGACATCTCCAACAGCGTAACGCGACTCACCGGACACCATCAGCTTTGCATTCGTCATCATCGGAGGATCACCACACGCTATCGGCCGACACAAGGACAACCCTGACCATGTTCCTGATGACGTGCAGATGGCGGTGCCCTTCCCCTGGAGGACGAACCCCGACTTGCAGACGTAATCAACGGTGACATTCACCTTCCAATCGATGACATCCGAGGGAACAAGAACAGCATGTGCTGGTGTCGTTGGAGATGGACACCGGATCTCGCAGACGTCCTCCGTCAGGAGTAAATCCTTGAGGTCGTCATCGGTGAGGTCGACCCCTGGAAGAGGTTGACGTCTCCACTTTTCATCCCTCCCACACGTCCACGAGACATTCGGATACTTCGACTCCATCAAGATCATCAGCTTCGACTCGTCCCGACAACGAACCACCAGCTGATCCCCGGGTTTGTCCCCCTCGATGGCGAGGGTGAACCGTTCGATCCTCGTCGACAACGACTTGTTGATGAAGAGTGAACCAATGGGATGCGTCGACACCCCAGGACATTTCAACCTTCGACATTCTGGTGTCACCGACCAGCCGCCATTTTCCTCGCAGACGATCTTCCCGTCGACGGGTTTGAAGTCCCCCTCGCATTCCAAATGGATTTCTCCACCAGGTGGTACCTCCCCAACGGAACTGACGATCCTCCCGTGACGGACATCCGGCACCTCACACCCCATCCGTCGACAATCAGACCTCGATCTCCAGCTCCCGTCCCGGGAGCACGTGAACTCCTGCACCTGGTGGCCATCACCGAATGTGAATCCAGGTCTGCATGACACCAGGATCACCTCATCACGTCGGAAAAACGTCTCGTCGGTGACGTTCGAGGTGACGTCGACGATGACGACGGTCGTTGGTAGTCGACATCCCCGAGGTAGACATTCAGGCACTTCATGATCCCACTGACCACTTCCTGAACACGTCagcaccccctcccccaccagcTCATACCCCACATCACACCTGAACTCCAGCTGCTGACCCACCTGGAGAATGCTGACGTCATCGCGCTCATGCTCCTCGATGATGTAATCGACGTCGCCGTTGACGGGTGCCAGTAGATTCCGACATGTGACGCCGACGCATATCGGCGGACGTCCCGTCCATCTGCCATCAGCACCGCACACCCTGTGGGGATTCCCCCGGAGATCGTACCCCACCGCGCATGCGTAGACGACCTCGTCATTGAAGTCATACGTCGAACCGACGATTCGTCCCCGGGGGAAGTACCCAGGAAATCCGCAGTGAATTTTCCGGCAGACGGGGTCCACCTCACCCTCCCACTGGCCCCGTTTCAGGCACCGTCGGCGTGCCGACGTCGGCGATCGTTTCTGCCAGAGTTCATACCCACTTTCACACGTGTAAACGGCGTCATGACCGTCGTCGGTGAGTCTGACGGTGCCTCGATCAGGTGGGACTGGTGGGGGGCACCCGCGGCAAATGGGACTTACCTGAATCCTGACGTTTCCGCGGATCCGACTCCTCATGACGGACCAGGGAACGATACCACCTGAATATTCCGCGCAGCTGTTCATCATCTTCGTGACGTCATCGTCGGGTAGAACCGTCGGCCACACGTCGACGAGCGTCAGACTCCCGACGAATGATTCCAACGGTGAGAATCCGCCCTCCGGGTAATCCTGCTCCTGACCGATGACGATGGTTCCGTTTCCTGGGATCGACTTACCTGACGACAATCCCTGACCCCATTTCCCGATGACTCCGTCAACGTACATCCACCATTTTCCGTCGATCCTCCACATGACGCAGACGAAGTGCCAGATTCCGTCGTTAAGACGAACGTCAGTGATTACCTTATCCCCGTTGACGTAGAACACTAGACCATTGTAATCCGTCAGTGTGACGGTGTTGTCTTCACCAGCCGTCGCGTACGAGAAGACAGTACCATAATTGAAGGTGTCAGTCGTCAGAATCCAGAAGCAGACGGTGAATTCATGAAGATCGTCATGAGGTCCGTCGACGATGACGAAGTCACTGACGCCAGGATCATCGAAATTCAGAACAAAATCCGACGTCATCTTGACGCGGCAATCGACACCATCGAACCCCAACGAACACCTGCATGTGAAGTTCGTCGGATTGTTGACGCAGACACCGGAATTACCGCAGGGCGAGTCCTGGCAGTGATCGATTATCGTTCGGCAGTCGTCGCCCTTGAGTCCTGGTGGGCAGTCACACCTGAAGGACTCGTGCGTCGTATTCGTCACCTCCAGATTAACGCAGACAGCGTTCGGATGACACGGTAACCAGTCGCACGGAACGACGTCGCAGTGACGGCCGAGGAAACCCGGCCGACAGAGGCAGCTCCACGTCGCATTGACGATGACGCAGGTGGAGCCGACGTCGCAGGTACCTGGCTGACACATATCCAGGGGAATGTCGCAGTACTCACCCCCGTAATCATCACGACAGACGCAGTGAAAGTCGTTATCGTCACTGACACATGTCGCATTATTCCTGCAGGGATTGGACGAGCACTCGTCGAGGTGAGTATCGCAGGTAAGGCCGGTGAATCCGTCGGGACAAGTGCATACGTACCGAGTCTGACGGGCCTGACAAGTCCCTGAATGACATGGGGATGAGTCGCAGGGGTTGCGAATCCCCTGACATCGTGACCCGGTGAACCCTGGGAGGCAATCGCAGGTGACGCCGACGTCATCCGTGACGCAGGTGCCGTTGTTCAGGCAGAAGTCGACGTGACAGATATCCGTCGGGTCTGTCCGCCGGCAGTCGGACGAGTCCGCCGATCCTGGAGCGTTCGTCGTCGTGTTCCTGGGACAGGGGAGACACGACGTCGAGCCGTGAAGTGGTTGATACGACCCCACGTCGCAGGGTACACAAGGCTCCAAGGACATCAGCTGATCCTTGTGGTACCTTCGTCTCGAGTAATGACCTGGTGGACACGTGTTGACGCAGTCGTTTCGGCTGGTGGAGTGCGTTCTCCTGGTGGACATGCTCCTGGAGCACTTGTTGCAGAAGACGGAACCAGGTACGTCCTGATATTCAGCGAGTCCGCAGGACTGGCAGGAGGCGGTGGTGACGTTGTGAAAGGTACCCAGGGGGCATTTGACACACCTGAACCTCCTCAGGATCTTCCCCAGGTCGCAGACAGCTCGGTGATGAGGACTGAAGAGGGTGTTGAGGTTCAAGGCTAAACGTGCGATCTCTCGATTGGTCTTTTCGTTCAGGAGATTCAACTTCCCGGAGGTGGTGAGGTTCAGGAGCTCAGAACGGAGATGCTGAAGGCCCTGGAGAGGATCACGACGATGATCCGAGATGATTTTACTCAGGATTTTGAACGTAACTTCGATCCTGTCGCGTCTTCCTGGTGATGATGTCCTGGTGGTGGATCTCCTGACGATTTTCGTGACGTTTGGGGGGAGGTTCGTGCAGTTGAGGTCGACGGTGGTGGTGTGACAGTCGAGGCCGTTGACAGCGCAGTGTTTTGGGAGGTGGGTGACGAGATCCTGATGGATTCGGGATTTCAGGGACTCGAGGAGTGATGAGTTCGTGCAGATGTCGATGATGGAGTCCAGGACGATTGTACCGGTGGACTCGAGGATCTCCGGGACTTCTGCGATGGCGCAAGATGGCGTCAGGGAGTTGTTCCAGATGTTTTGGTCACTGCAGGTGAGGACTGGGTGAGTTGGGGTGGGTGGTCCGAGGGGGAAGATGTAGCCGTCGTCGCAGGTGATGAGGCACTTTACCCCGGATGACGACTCATCGCAGGTGAGGTGACCGTTGGATATGGGGGGGAGCTCAGCGCAGATGTTCCTGACGGTGATGTTGATGCTGCAGTGACGGATGTTCTTGCTGACGTCGGTGGCGGTGTAGGTGATGGTGGTGATGCCGACGGGGAGGGAAGTTCCTTGATGGTGGGATCGTCGGATTTTCACGGGTTTACGGGAGTTGTCGTAGAATACGGGATCGTCCCAGGTGATGTTTGAGACACCCTGAGGGGTTGTGGTGATGAATGTCGGGGGGTTTATGCAGTTGGTGACTTGGGGGGGCTCCTTATCTAGAGGAtccaacagaaaaaaaaattattgtgcaCTATGGGTTGGTGGGGGTGTCACGAGAGGGGTTCAGTCTAATGGGGGATTCCCTTttcgagtgaatgaatgaatgagggGAATTCGCTGCGTGCGCAGCTTACTGCGCATGTGCAAACTGCACTGCGCATGTACAAACTACATTGCGCAGCTGA of the Diachasmimorpha longicaudata isolate KC_UGA_2023 chromosome 20, iyDiaLong2, whole genome shotgun sequence genome contains:
- the LOC135171454 gene encoding sushi, von Willebrand factor type A, EGF and pentraxin domain-containing protein 1-like, with the protein product MGMWCVLVVLGAFLAGDRASSFDDFRDYRRVQSTGSAWTVRYGRDEVHGNEEIPSGDGDGKIRGLANVLRKNIDDVRMDFDRAEIVFLVDTSSSVGEENFRSELNFVRKLLSDLRVEQTATRVAVITFGDKRMITRNIDQITSAEFAGDKCRLLNQELRKINYTGGGTYTKGALLEALTILRRSRHDTRKLIFLITDGFSNGGDPRPVAEALKSLGAVILTFGIRTGNVRELHDIASKPVHTHSYFLDSFQEFESLARHALHRDLKEGKYVVLKGKSPCEILCDSRDAGVLGDDVRGNGTKVINQSCCDDLAECACGTSSGHYSCLCPSGYYGSGLRGNCHPCPNGTYGHPGLPGDVSTNCLPCPSPNHITLRTPATSPHDCICDSNFIKSGATCHAITCPKLRVPDNGYLVKASACNNVVNAACGLRCRIGFKLVGDSIRLCRRDGQWSGREAQCLLKTCPVLRAPAHGDVHCEYDEDYESLKIPMLDTSSLPIDTRCQFRCSQGYQLLGSKVRNCLPVSRWDGLKVTCKQIRCDPLKKISHGFITPDTCLTAKKLPFGTVCRVSCQDGFDLEGPAVRKCMGKGGLWSQRHSISACVDRTPPVIRCPPDSTWSTAPGKRYSLPRWEAPEVGDNSEGEVEVWTKPHLKVPWKAKIGVQVVTYVAQDISGNRAKCKFRVETLDKEPPQVTNCINPPTFITTTPQGVSNITWDDPVFYDNSRKPVKIRRSHHQGTSLPVGITTITYTATDVSKNIRHCSINITVRNICAELPPISNGHLTCDESSSGVKCLITCDDGYIFPLGPPTPTHPVLTCSDQNIWNNSLTPSCAIAEVPEILESTGTIVLDSIIDICTNSSLLESLKSRIHQDLVTHLPKHCAVNGLDCHTTTVDLNCTNLPPNVTKIVRRSTTRTSSPGRRDRIEVTFKILSKIISDHRRDPLQGLQHLRSELLNLTTSGKLNLLNEKTNREIARLALNLNTLFSPHHRAVCDLGKILRRFRCVKCPLGTFHNVTTASCQSCGLAEYQDVPGSVFCNKCSRSMSTRRTHSTSRNDCVNTCPPGHYSRRRYHKDQLMSLEPCVPCDVGSYQPLHGSTSCLPCPRNTTTNAPGSADSSDCRRTDPTDICHVDFCLNNGTCVTDDVGVTCDCLPGFTGSRCQGIRNPCDSSPCHSGTCQARQTRYVCTCPDGFTGLTCDTHLDECSSNPCRNNATCVSDDNDFHCVCRDDYGGEYCDIPLDMCQPGTCDVGSTCVIVNATWSCLCRPGFLGRHCDVVPCDWLPCHPNAVCVNLEVTNTTHESFRCDCPPGLKGDDCRTIIDHCQDSPCGNSGVCVNNPTNFTCRCSLGFDGVDCRVKMTSDFVLNFDDPGVSDFVIVDGPHDDLHEFTVCFWILTTDTFNYGTVFSYATAGEDNTVTLTDYNGLVFYVNGDKVITDVRLNDGIWHFVCVMWRIDGKWWMYVDGVIGKWGQGLSSGKSIPGNGTIVIGQEQDYPEGGFSPLESFVGSLTLVDVWPTVLPDDDVTKMMNSCAEYSGGIVPWSVMRSRIRGNVRIQVSPICRGCPPPVPPDRGTVRLTDDGHDAVYTCESGYELWQKRSPTSARRRCLKRGQWEGEVDPVCRKIHCGFPGYFPRGRIVGSTYDFNDEVVYACAVGYDLRGNPHRVCGADGRWTGRPPICVGVTCRNLLAPVNGDVDYIIEEHERDDVSILQVGQQLEFRCDVGYELVGEGVLTCSGSGQWDHEVPECLPRGCRLPTTVVIVDVTSNVTDETFFRRDEVILVSCRPGFTFGDGHQVQEFTCSRDGSWRSRSDCRRMGCEVPDVRHGRIVSSVGEVPPGGEIHLECEGDFKPVDGKIVCEENGGWSVTPECRRLKCPGVSTHPIGSLFINKSLSTRIERFTLAIEGDKPGDQLVVRCRDESKLMILMESKYPNVSWTCGRDEKWRRQPLPGVDLTDDDLKDLLLTEDVCEIRCPSPTTPAHAVLVPSDVIDWKVNVTVDYVCKSGFVLQGKGTAICTSSGTWSGLSLCRPIACGDPPMMTNAKLMVSGESRYAVGDVVMYDCLRGFRMFGQRSSRCLESSTWSRVQGQCARISCGKPRVSKGVKLEGKSYLFMEELGYDCGDGRKGVMRCLEDGVWGGIPDC
- the LOC135171478 gene encoding mesencephalic astrocyte-derived neurotrophic factor homolog isoform X1 gives rise to the protein MVEEICNKNINMWRVTLTSLLVMTSLAPQALALREGDCEVCVATVKKFDAILTDDIKKDTKLIENEFKKFCKGTKSKENRFCYYLGGLEESATGILGELSKPLSWSLPADKICEKLKKKDAQICDLRFEKQIDLNTVDLKKLKVRDLKKILNDWDENCEGCIEKTDFIKRIEELKPQYSSPSKSEL
- the LOC135171478 gene encoding mesencephalic astrocyte-derived neurotrophic factor homolog isoform X2, producing MWRVTLTSLLVMTSLAPQALALREGDCEVCVATVKKFDAILTDDIKKDTKLIENEFKKFCKGTKSKENRFCYYLGGLEESATGILGELSKPLSWSLPADKICEKLKKKDAQICDLRFEKQIDLNTVDLKKLKVRDLKKILNDWDENCEGCIEKTDFIKRIEELKPQYSSPSKSEL